The following are from one region of the Vulpes vulpes isolate BD-2025 chromosome 14, VulVul3, whole genome shotgun sequence genome:
- the SGK2 gene encoding serine/threonine-protein kinase Sgk2 isoform X2 gives MDSSRAGTPSPQPSRANGNINLGPSANPNARPTDFDFLKVIGKGSYGKVLLAKHKSDGMFYAVKVLQKKSILKKKEQSHIMAERSVLLKNVQHPFLVGLRYSFQTPEKLYFVLDYVNGGELFFHLQRERRFLEPRARFYAAEVASAIGYLHSLNVIYRDLKPENILLDCQGHVVLTDFGLCKEGVEPEETTSTFCGTPEYLAPEVLRKEPYDRAVDWWCLGAVLYEMLQGLPPFYSQDMSQMYENILYQPLQIPGGQTVAACDLLQGLLHKDQRQRLGSKSDFLEIKNHVFFSPINWDDLYHKRLTPPFNPNVAGPADLKHFDPEFTQEAVSKSIGCTPDTVAGSSGASSAFLGFSYAPEDEAILDY, from the exons ATGGACTCTAGCCGGGCAGGGACCCCTAGCCCTCAG CCCTCAAGGGCCAATGGGAACATCAACCTGGGACCTTCAGCCAACCCAAA TGCCCGGCCCACTGACTTTGACTTCTTGAAAGTCATTGGCAAAGGGAGCTACGGGAAG gtcctacTGGCCAAACACAAGTCTGATGGGATGTTCTACGCAGTGAAGGTGCTGCAGAAAAAGTCcatcttaaagaagaaagag CAAAGCCACATCATGGCCGAGCGCAGTGTGCTGCTGAAGAACGTACAGCACCCCTTCCTTGTGGGCCTGCGTTACTCCTTCCAGACGCCTGAGAAGCTCTACTTCGTGCTCGACTATGTCAACGGGGGAGAG CTGTTCTTCCACCTGCAGCGGGAGCGCCGGTTCCTGGAGCCCCGGGCCCGGTTCTACGCTGCTGAGGTGGCCAGCGCCATCGGCTACCTGCACTCCCTCAACGTCATTTACAG AGACCTAAAACCAGAGAACATCCTCTTGGACTGCCAG GGACACGTGGTACTGACGGACTTTGGCCTCTGCAAGGAGGGTGTAGAGCCTGAGGAGACCACATCCACATTCTGTGGCACCCCTGAG TACTTGGCCCCAGAAGTGCTTCGTAAAGAGCCTTATGATCGGGCGGTGGACTGGTGGTGCTTGGGGGCAGTTCTCTACGAGATGCTGCAAGGCCTG CCACCGTTCTACAGCCAAGACATGTCCCAGATGTACGAGAACATACTGTACCAGCCACTACAGATCCCCGGGGGCCAGACTGTGGCTGCCTGTGACCTCCTGCAAGGCCTTCTCCACAAGGACCAGAGGCAGCGGCTGGGCTCCAAATCAGACTTT CTTGAGATAAAGAACCATGTATTCTTCAGCCCCATAAACTGGGATGATTTGTACCACAAGAGGCTGACTCCACCCTTCAACCCAAACGTG GCAGGACCTGCTGACTTGAAACACTTTGACCCAGAGTTCACCCAGGAAGCTGTTTCAAAGTCCATTGGCTGCACTCCTGACACTGTGGCCGGGAGCTCTGGCGCCTCAAGTGCATTCCTGGGATTTTCCTACGCACCAGAGGACGAGGCCATCTTGGACTACTAG
- the SGK2 gene encoding serine/threonine-protein kinase Sgk2 isoform X1 — protein sequence MDSSRAGTPSPQPSRANGNINLGPSANPNCPLVTQLWIPRGRGLSYKPSWLGEHGMLQWCARPTDFDFLKVIGKGSYGKVLLAKHKSDGMFYAVKVLQKKSILKKKEQSHIMAERSVLLKNVQHPFLVGLRYSFQTPEKLYFVLDYVNGGELFFHLQRERRFLEPRARFYAAEVASAIGYLHSLNVIYRDLKPENILLDCQGHVVLTDFGLCKEGVEPEETTSTFCGTPEYLAPEVLRKEPYDRAVDWWCLGAVLYEMLQGLPPFYSQDMSQMYENILYQPLQIPGGQTVAACDLLQGLLHKDQRQRLGSKSDFLEIKNHVFFSPINWDDLYHKRLTPPFNPNVAGPADLKHFDPEFTQEAVSKSIGCTPDTVAGSSGASSAFLGFSYAPEDEAILDY from the exons ATGGACTCTAGCCGGGCAGGGACCCCTAGCCCTCAG CCCTCAAGGGCCAATGGGAACATCAACCTGGGACCTTCAGCCAACCCAAA TTGCCCGTTGGTTACTCAACTGTGGatccccaggggcaggggcctgTCCTACAAGCCCTCTTGGCTGGGAGAACATGGCATGCTTCAGTGGTG TGCCCGGCCCACTGACTTTGACTTCTTGAAAGTCATTGGCAAAGGGAGCTACGGGAAG gtcctacTGGCCAAACACAAGTCTGATGGGATGTTCTACGCAGTGAAGGTGCTGCAGAAAAAGTCcatcttaaagaagaaagag CAAAGCCACATCATGGCCGAGCGCAGTGTGCTGCTGAAGAACGTACAGCACCCCTTCCTTGTGGGCCTGCGTTACTCCTTCCAGACGCCTGAGAAGCTCTACTTCGTGCTCGACTATGTCAACGGGGGAGAG CTGTTCTTCCACCTGCAGCGGGAGCGCCGGTTCCTGGAGCCCCGGGCCCGGTTCTACGCTGCTGAGGTGGCCAGCGCCATCGGCTACCTGCACTCCCTCAACGTCATTTACAG AGACCTAAAACCAGAGAACATCCTCTTGGACTGCCAG GGACACGTGGTACTGACGGACTTTGGCCTCTGCAAGGAGGGTGTAGAGCCTGAGGAGACCACATCCACATTCTGTGGCACCCCTGAG TACTTGGCCCCAGAAGTGCTTCGTAAAGAGCCTTATGATCGGGCGGTGGACTGGTGGTGCTTGGGGGCAGTTCTCTACGAGATGCTGCAAGGCCTG CCACCGTTCTACAGCCAAGACATGTCCCAGATGTACGAGAACATACTGTACCAGCCACTACAGATCCCCGGGGGCCAGACTGTGGCTGCCTGTGACCTCCTGCAAGGCCTTCTCCACAAGGACCAGAGGCAGCGGCTGGGCTCCAAATCAGACTTT CTTGAGATAAAGAACCATGTATTCTTCAGCCCCATAAACTGGGATGATTTGTACCACAAGAGGCTGACTCCACCCTTCAACCCAAACGTG GCAGGACCTGCTGACTTGAAACACTTTGACCCAGAGTTCACCCAGGAAGCTGTTTCAAAGTCCATTGGCTGCACTCCTGACACTGTGGCCGGGAGCTCTGGCGCCTCAAGTGCATTCCTGGGATTTTCCTACGCACCAGAGGACGAGGCCATCTTGGACTACTAG